From the genome of Nasonia vitripennis strain AsymCx chromosome 1, Nvit_psr_1.1, whole genome shotgun sequence, one region includes:
- the SP7 gene encoding serine protease 7 precursor, translated as MFLFLLILGAVAAANAGPVSTRRPIFPNGRIVGGEDAVIETFPYQVSLQVEGSHMCGASIISANWIITAGHCVDFPAEYMTVRAGSSFNRKGGTIHKVERVIRHEKYYTNEYGVPFYDIAVISVKEAFKFDDTRQPIDLYKKAEESKAGVKSIITGWGSTGLDTPSQLQTVTVPIVTKNLCNDAYKKFGGVPEGQICAAYYGVGGKDACQGDSGGPLAIDGRLAGIVSWGNGCADPEYPGVYTEIANYRDWMEKHVKF; from the exons ATGTTCCTCTTTTTACTGATTCTCGGCGCAGTAGCTGCGGCCAATG CTGGTCCAGTCTCCACCAGGCGTCCAATCTTCCCGAATGGTCGCATCGTGGGCGGCGAGGATGCTGTGATCGAGACCTTCCCATACCAGGTATCACTTCAAGTCGAGGGCAGCCACATGTGCGGTGCATCCATCATCTCCGCTAACTGGATCATCACTGCTGGTCATTGCGTCGACTTCCCAGCCGAATACATGACGGTCCGTGCTGGTAGCAGTTTCAATCGCAAAGGCGGTACTATTCACAAAGTCGAAAGGGTCATCCGCCACGAGAAGTACTACACTAATGAGTACGGCGTGCCTTTCTACGACATCGCTGTAATCAGCGTAAAGGAAGCCTTCAAGTTTGACGACACCCGTCAGCCCATTGACCTGTACAAAAAAGCCGAAGAATCAAAGGCCGGAGTCAAGTCCATTATCACCGGTTGGGGTAGCACCGGTCTTGATACCCCTTCGCAGCTTCAGACTGTCACCGTACCTATTGTCACCAAGAATCTTTGCAACGACGCCTACAAGAAATTCGGTGGTGTTCCGGAGGGTCAGATCTGTGCTGCTTACTACGGAGTCGGTGGAAAGGACGCCTGCCAGGGTGATTCCGGTGGTCCTTTAGCTATCGATGGACGTCTTGCTGGAATCGTTTCTTGGGGTAACGGCTGCGCTGATCCAGAATACCCCGGAGTATACACTGAAATCGCAAATTACCGCGACTGGATGGAAAAACACGTCAAGTTTTGA
- the LOC100114739 gene encoding trypsin-7: MLSFLVIVALVAAATAEPMFPHGRIVGGENAVIETYPYQISLQVYGSHHCGGSIVAANWVVTAGHCVGSPAAYMTVRAGSSIRGQGGSVHQVDKVVRHEKYSTNRYGVPLNDVAVLHVKEPFNFDDTRQPINLFELEEEAVPGKKSIITGWGNTGKGSPVQLQTVTVPIINKELCDTAYKSYGGLPDGQICAAYYGVGGKDACQGDSGGPLAINGRLAGIVSWGNGCAKPDYPGVYTEVAAFRQWIDKHLQ; encoded by the exons ATGCTTTCCTTCCTGGTGATTGTCGCTTTGGTGGCTGCCGCTACTG CGGAGCCAATGTTCCCACATGGCCGCATTGTCGGTGGAGAGAACGCCGTGATCGAAACCTACCCCTACCAGATCTCCCTCCAAGTCTACGGCAGCCACCACTGCGGAGGTTCCATCGTCGCCGCTAACTGGGTTGTAACCGCTGGTCACTGCGTCGGCTCACCCGCCGCCTACATGACTGTTCGCGCTGGCTCTTCCATCCGCGGCCAGGGCGGCAGTGTTCACCAGGTCGACAAGGTCGTTCGTCATGAGAAGTACTCTACCAACCGTTATGGAGTACCCCTCAATGATGTCGCTGTTCTCCATGTCAAGGAGCCGTTCAACTTCGATGATACCCGTCAGCCCATTAACCTCTTCGAGCTCGAAGAAGAGGCAGTTCCCGGAAAGAAGTCCATTATCACTGGCTGGGGTAACACTGGAAAGGGTTCACCCGTCCAGCTTCAGACTGTCACTGTGCCAATCATTAACAAGGAGCTCTGCGACACCGCCTACAAAAGCTATGGCGGTCTGCCAGACGGTCAGATCTGCGCTGCCTACTACGGAGTCGGTGGAAAGGACGCCTGCCAGGGTGACTCTGGTGGCCCCCTCGCCATCAACGGGCGCCTCGCTGGTATCGTTTCCTGGGGTAACGGCTGCGCTAAGCCCGACTACCCTGGTGTCTACACTGAGGTCGCTGCCTTCCGTCAATGGATCGACAAACACCTTCAGTAA
- the SP4 gene encoding serine protease 4 precursor (The RefSeq protein has 2 substitutions compared to this genomic sequence), translated as MHSLLTFVALVAAANADPLYKRNQVFPNGRIVGGENAVIETYPYQISLELYGRHNCGGSIVSEYYIVTAGHCVTGPAEDLTVRAGSSILGKGGSVHLVDKIVRHEKYALNESGIPIHDVAVLRVKEPFQFDDKRQPINLYDVGEEAKAGVMAVVTGWGKTGQGCPIQLQTVSIPIVSKKLCNEAYKSFGGLPEGQICAAYYGEGVKDACQGDSGGPLTIEGRLAGIVSWSSGCAQANYPGVYTEVATYRDWINEHAEL; from the exons ATGCTTTCCCTTCTGACGTTCGTCGCTCTCGTGGCCGCTGCTAACG CGGATCCGCTCTACAAAAGAAATCAGGTCTTTCCAAACGGCCGCATCGTGGGGGGTGAGAACGCAGTGATCGAGACCTACCCCTACCAAATCTCGCTGGAGCTGTATGGACGTCACAATTGCGGCGGTTCAATCGTTTCGGAGTATTACATCGTAACTGCAGGCCATTGCGTCACTGGGCCGGCAGAAGATCTAACAGTTCGCGCCGGTAGCTCGATCCTGGGCAAGGGTGGTAGCGTACACCTAGTCGACAAGATCGTCCGTCACGAAAAGTACGCATTGAACGAGTCCGGCATCCCTATACACGATGTCGCTGTGCTCCGCGTGAAGGAACCCTTCCAGTTTGACGATAAACGGCAGCCCATCAATCTGTACGACGTCGGCGAGGAAGCCAAGGCTGGAGTGATGGCCGTCGTGACCGGCTGGGGCAAAACTGGCCAAGGATGTCCTATTCAGCTTCAGACAGTTTCTATACCTATTGTGAGCAAGAAGCTCTGTAACGAGGCTTACAAGAGTTTCGGAGGTCTACCAGAGGGTCAGATTTGTGCTGCTTACTACGGAGAGGGTGGTAAGGATGCCTGTCAGGGTGACTCTGGTGGACCTTTGACTATTGAAGGACGCCTTGCTGGAATAGTGTCATGGAGCAGCGGCTGTGCTCAAGCCAATTACCCGGGAGTTTACACGGAAGTTGCTACCTATCGGGACTGGATAAACGAACACGCTGAGCTTTGA
- the LOC100114699 gene encoding trypsin: protein MFSSLVMINLIVAANTDNLFSHGRIVGGEDATIETYPYQISIQEYGSHICGGSIISTYWVLTAGHCVKSDPFNLNIRAGTSIRDKNGTIHKVDNIIRHQNYFENSYRVPSNDIALLKLKEPFVFDKTHQPIKLFQAAEETAPGVEAIITGFGETNKWGYDGQLQTVSIPIVSKELCNKAYVDIAGGISEGQICASYYEIGRKDSCQGDSGGPLTINGRLAGISSWGYDCAKPKYPGVYTEVAAYRNWIDEYVFEQCLLWDLFSYVMMLYSKLDYVRIVIKFLMKIYILAIRICSGVWM, encoded by the exons ATGTTTTCCTCTCTTGTGATGATCAATTTAATAGTCGCAGCTAATA CGGACAATCTCTTTTCACACGGTCGAATTGTGGGTGGTGAGGACGCAACGATCGAGACCTATCCATATCAAATCTCCATTCAAGAATATGGTTCTCACATCTGCGGAGGGTCTATCATATCCACCTACTGGGTGCTAACCGCTGGTCACTGCGTCAAAAGTGATCCTTTCAACTTAAATATTCGAGCCGGTACATCAATTCGTGACAAAAACGGCACTATTCATAAAGTCGATAATATCATCCGCCATCAAAACTACTTTGAAAATAGTTACAGGGTGCCCTCTAATGACATAGCTTTACTTAAGCTAAAGGAACCCTTCGTGTTCGATAAGACCCATCAGCCCATCAAATTGTTTCAAGCTGCTGAAGAAACTGCACCTGGGGTAGAAGCTATTATCACCGGCTTCGGAGAAACCAATAAGTGGGGGTATGATGGTCAGCTTCAAACTGTTTCCATTCCTATTGTAAGCAAAGAGCTTTGTAACAAAGCTTACGTGGATATTGCAGGAGGTATTTCTGAAGGCCAGATTTGCGCTTCCTACTACGAAATAGGTAGAAAAGATTCCTGTCAAGGTGACTCTGGTGGCCCATTAACTATTAATGGACGTCTTGCTGGAATTTCTTCATGGGGTTACGATTGTGCTAAACCTAAGTATCCTGGCGTATACACTGAAGTTGCTGCATACCGAAACTGGATTGATGAATACGTATTTGAACAATGTTTGCTATGGgacttattttcttacgtaaTGATGCTTTATAGCAAGTTGGACTATGTACGTATAgttatcaaatttttgatgaaaatatatattctaGCAATAAGAATATGTAGTGGAGTATggatgtaa
- the LOC100114587 gene encoding trypsin-2, producing the protein MSLSDCVDVFHTRFGRLQPGIICAKNEKKPSGAAACSEIWTADDSGAPLVVDGKLAGVFSWGYKCQQPGFPSVFMKVAYYRNWIRRNSGV; encoded by the coding sequence ATGTCTCTGTCCGACTGCGTGGACGTCTTCCATACACGCTTCGGTCGACTACAGCCGGGTATTATCTGTGCTAAGAACGAGAAGAAGCCGAGCGGAGCCGCTGCTTGTTCCGAGATCTGGACTGCAGATGACTCGGGCGCACCTCTTGTCGTTGATGGAAAACTAGCAGGTGTCTTCTCATGGGGATACAAGTGCCAGCAACCTGGATTCCCGTCGGTATTTATGAAGGTCGCTTACTACCGCAACTGGATCAGGCGGAACTCTGGTGTTTGA
- the LOC100678546 gene encoding trypsin-1-like, which translates to MLKLVTLIACVGLARAMPTRISGGSSADVRNHPYQVSVNAYGKYRCSGAIISRDWVLTTVHCASIPRESWHVATSERRHRPLDRQGHRSRLLHLATGQVQRRGAPIELIDAKVSITEGSTGVISGWGTKFDGPELPRLEAVTTDIMSLSDCVDVFHTRFGRLQPGIICAKNEKKPSGAAACSEIWTADDSGAPLVVDGKLAGVFSWGYKCQQPGFPSVFMKVAYYRNWIRRNSGLAQQSSMMFRLAVLACVLCAVSAKLITPEDSSTGRIIHGETITIETAPHQVSIIRTATDRHTCGGSIISRHYVLTAGHCAGGAAKDYKVRSGSSFWSRGGSVHRVVEVIRHEDYHSTETGSPVHDVALMRVAEPFDVDGETRKFTVLFKSREASKAGRAAVVTGWGKTENGTLTDQLQSLAITIVSRGRCEKAYEELGGVPEGQICAAHPTGLKDMCNGDSGGPLLVGGRQAGIVSWSGPGCALPQYPGVYTEVAAYRQWIDEHVQE; encoded by the exons ATGTTGAAACTTGTCACACTTATCGCCTGCGTCGGCCTCG CCCGAGCAATGCCCACCCGAATATCCGGTGGTTCCTCCGCCGACGTCCGCAACCATCCGTACCAGGTCAGCGTCAACGCTTACGGCAAGTACCGGTGCAGTGGTGCGATAATCAGCCGTGACTGGGTCCTCACAACGGTCCATTGCGCGAGCATTCCACGTGAGAGCTGGCACGTCGCAACTTCAGAACGGCGGCACCGTCCACTCGATCGGCAAGGTCATCGATCACGATTACTACACCTCGCAACTGGCCAGGTTCAACGACGTGGCGCT CCGATCGAGTTGATCGATGCCAAGGTCTCGATTACCGAGGGCTCTACCGGTGTCATCAGCGGTTGGGGTACTAAGTTCGATGGCCCGGAGCTTCCTCGGCTGGAAG CTGTAACCACGGACATAATGTCTCTGTCCGACTGCGTGGACGTCTTCCATACACGCTTCGGTCGACTACAGCCGGGTATTATCTGTGCTAAGAACGAGAAGAAGCCGAGCGGAGCCGCTGCTTGTTCCGAGATCTGGACTGCAGATGACTCGGGCGCACCTCTTGTCGTTGATGGAAAACTAGCAGGTGTCTTCTCATGGGGATACAAGTGCCAGCAACCTGGATTCCCGTCGGTATTTATGAAGGTCGCTTACTACCGCAACTGGATCAGGCGGAACTCTG GTCTTGCACAACAATCGTCGATGATGTTTCGCCTAGCTGTGCTCGCTTGTGTCCTCTGCGCCGTGAGCG CCAAGTTGATAACGCCGGAGGACAGTTCGACGGGTCGCATAATCCACGGCGAGACGATCACGATCGAGACGGCACCGCACCAGGTGAGCATCATCCGCACGGCGACAGACAGACACACCTGTGGTGGCAGCATCATCTCCCGACACTACGTTCTAACCGCTGGTCATTGCGCTGGTGGCGCCGCCAAGGACTACAAAGTTCGCTCTGGATCGAGTTTCTGGTCGCGAGGAGGCAGCGTTCACCGGGTAGTCGAGGTGATCAGACACGAGGATTACCACTCGACTGAGACTGGTAGCCCGGTTCACGACGTGGCACTCATGAGGGTGGCAGAACCTTTTGACGTTGATGGAGAGACTAGGAAGTTCACGGTGCTGTTCAAGAGCCGCGAGGCGTCTAAGGCTGGAAGAGCTGCCGTGGTAACCGGATGGG GTAAAACCGAGAACGGCACCCTAACTGATCAGTTACAGTCGCTGGCCATCACGATCGTGTCCAGAGGGCGTTGCGAAAAGGCTTACGAGGAACTGGGCGGTGTACCCGAGGGTCAGATCTGTGCGGCTCACCCAACTGGTCTGAAGGACATGTGCAACGGCGACTCTGGTGGTCCACTTCTCGTTGGTGGACGTCAAGCCGGTATCGTCTCCTGGAGTGGACCCGGATGTGCTTTGCCACAATATCCAGGTGTGTACACCGAAGTCGCAGCTTACCGGCAGTGGATCGATGAACACGTACAGGAATGA
- the LOC107980709 gene encoding trypsin-2-like, with protein MYRLLLLVALVGCSHGNYRVTYAYMHYSEGQMYYKPVCLKPCTVARRSRSSWLRTSCDDAFIENFKVVAGSKYTDARGESEHEVVETVHHAFGSGGKVDPSRELVLLRVSPPISFDAKRQPVKLVDADYLLVPGQKLSFSGYGYTDGFVKSPTLRSGSGNSILLEDCVKAYEGRFGSLYPGLACSDGNATGTSACIGDSGTPVLLEDGRLVAVSTTRYSCGKPSKEPDVLALVAKVRSWIKIVTNV; from the exons ATGTATCGGCTGTTGCTACTTGTCGCCCTCGTCGGCTGTTCTCATGGTAATTATCGAGTCACTTATGCTTACATGCATTATTCCGAAGGACAAATGTATTATAAACCGGTCTGCTTGAAGCCCTGTACGGTGGCCAGGAGATCGAGATCGAGTTGGCTCCGCACCAG CTGCGACGATGCTTTCATCGAGAACTTCAAGGTCGTCGCCGGTTCCAAGTACACCGACGCTCGCGGCGAATCCGAGCACGAAGTCGTCGAGACCGTGCATCATGCTTTCGGCTCCGGAGG AAAGGTCGACCCGTCCCGAGAACTGGTCCTCCTGCGCGTCAGTCCACCCATAAGCTTCGACGCTAAGCGACAACCTGTCAAACTCGTCGACGCCGACTACCTGCTCGTGCCTGGCCAGAAGCTGAGCTTCAGCGGCTATGGTTACACCGACGGTTTCGTCAAATCGCCGACACTTCGTTCCGGCAGCGGAAACTCGATTCTGCTTGAGGATTGCGTGAAAGCTTACGAAGGTCGTTTCGGAAGTCTGTATCCCGGACTGGCTTGCAGCGACGGCAACGCTACCGGTACCAGTGCTTGCATCGGAGACTCCGGTACCCCAGTGCTTCTGGAGGATGGAAGACTCGTAGCTGTGTCCACGACGAGGTACTCGTGTGGAAAGCCCTCGAAGGAACCCGATGTTCTGGCACTGGTCGCCAAGGTCAGATCCTGGATCAAGATTGTCACGAATGTCTGA